The Fragaria vesca subsp. vesca linkage group LG2, FraVesHawaii_1.0, whole genome shotgun sequence genome includes a window with the following:
- the LOC101307666 gene encoding vicilin-like antimicrobial peptides 2-1-like, with the protein MELKSKLCLVVLVFSVLLAVSSGLDYKERDPGLRQCMHQCQHQEGYDEQQKQICEQRCDDYIKQKRQEERQRRRGGGDTSFVRYDENMEQYQGGQQHQQFDQNPYLFEDQDFDTIVETDQGRVQILQKFTEKSDLLRGIANFRIGALITKPHSFVAPHHFDADCVFFVFHGRPTISMVRGDKRESHNLERGDILRVPAGTPVYIINRDENEKLFVVKLLHPVNLPDQFEAFYEGGGENPQSFFKAFSPEVLEAAFKTERDELRRLFGQQRQGSIMKASREQIEKMSHSSRSSEGLWPFHGDQPSTPFSTSSKSGPFNLLRKRPSQSNRHGRLFEADSSDYKQLEELDLQISFANITRGSMIAPFFNSRATKISFVLDGEGFFEMACPHLASQESSQGGSQRQQRSSSPSYQNVRGDLRRGTVFIVPAGHPATAIASRNNNLQILCFEVNAKDNVRLPLTGKKNVVSQFEREAKELAFGVPGREVDRIFNKQDGEFFLEGPNNQQQGRIRSVV; encoded by the exons ATGGAGTTGAAAAGTAAGCTTTGTTTGGTTGTCTTGGTTTTCTCTGTTTTGCTTGCTGTGAGTAGTGGTCTGGATTACAAGGAGAGAGACCCTGGGCTGAGGCAGTGCATGCACCAGTGCCAACACCAGGAAGGATATGATGAGCAACAGAAGCAAATCTGCGAGCAGCGATGCGATGACTACATCAAGCAGAAGAGGCAGGAGGAGAGGCAGCGGAGGAGAGGAGGAGGTGATACTAGTTTTGTTAGATATGATGAGAATATGGAGCAGTATCAGGGGGGACAGCAACATCAACAATTTGACCAGAATCCCTACTTGTTTGAAGATCAGGATTTCGACACCATAGTCGAAACAGATCAAGGCCGAGTTCAGATACTTCAGAAGTTTACTGAGAAGTCTGATCTTCTGCGCGGCATCGCGAATTTTAGGATTGGTGCTCTCATCACCAAACCTCACTCTTTTGTTGCTCCACACCATTTTGATGCTGACTGTGTTTTCTTCGTCTTCCACG GGCGACCAACCATTTCTATGGTGAGAGGGGACAAGAGAGAGAGCCATAACCTTGAACGTGGTGATATACTCAGGGTTCCAGCCGGTACCCCTGTTTATATTATCAACAGAGATGAGAATGAGAAGCTGTTTGTTGTGAAACTCCTCCACCCAGTCAACCTTCCAGATCAGTTTGAG GCATTTTATGAGGGAGGTGGTGAAAATCCACAATCATTTTTCAAAGCTTTCAGTCCAGAGGTACTTGAAGCGGCTTTCAAGACTGAAAGAGATGAGCTGCGGAGGCTGTTTGGGCAGCAGAGGCAAGGCAGCATCATGAAGGCTTCCAGAGAGCAAATCGAGAAGATGAGCCACAGTTCTCGTAGCAGTGAAGGACTTTGGCCTTTCCATGGTGATCAACCATCAACACCATTTTCAACATCATCGAAATCCGGCCCATTCAATCTCCTCAGAAAGCGGCCTTCTCAGTCAAACCGACATGGACGTCTCTTTGAAGCTGATTCCAGTGACTACAAGCAGCTTGAGGAGCTCGACCTCCAAATCTCTTTCGCTAACATTACTCGAGGATCTATGATTGCTCCATTCTTCAACTCCAGAGCCACCAAGATTTCTTTTGTTTTGGATGGTGAGGGCTTTTTCGAGATGGCCTGCCCCCACCTTGCTTCCCAAGAAAGCTCCCAAGGAGGTTCCCAACGTCAGCAGAGGAGCAGCAGCCCAAGCTACCAGAATGTAAGAGGAGACCTGAGACGTGGTACTGTTTTTATTGTGCCGGCTGGCCATCCGGCAACTGCGATTGCCTCTAGGAACAATAACCTACAAATACTCTGCTTTGAGGTGAATGCGAAAGACAATGTGAGGCTCCCTCTGACAGGAAAGAAGAATGTGGTGAGTCAGTTTGAGAGGGAAGCAAAGGAGTTGGCTTTCGGTGTTCCGGGGAGAGAGGTGGACCGTATCTTTAACAAGCAAGACGGCGAGTTTTTCCTGGAGGGACCGAACAATCAGCAGCAGGGTCGTATAAGGTCAGTCGTTTAG
- the LOC101302998 gene encoding uncharacterized protein LOC101302998, with amino-acid sequence MPTPTPAKRSRICNSPSSGDTGVIRQLPPKAPEPSDRRCAAFGIVAKPVKPSPKETHREQPSPAILMVSSPEIVRGEPAAACVDQFLDECYFCQKKIPQNSDVFMYGLFGAFCSEVCRFQQIYKDKVAEQALVKSTRTAVTGAKSNVNG; translated from the exons ATGCCTACGCCGACACCGGCGAAGCGTTCCCGGATTTGCAACTCGCCGAGCTCCGGAGATACCGGCGTGATCCGCCAGCTCCCGCCGAAAGCGCCGGAGCCGTCCGATCGCCGCTGCGCTGCTTTCGGAATTGTCGCCAAGCCTGTGAAGCCGTCGCCGAAGGAAACGCACAGAGAGCAGCCATCGCCGGCGATTTTGATGGTGTCGTCGCCGGAGATTGTGAGAGGGGAGCCAGCGGCGGCGTGTGTCGATCAGTTCCTTGACGAATGCTACTTTTGCCAGAAGAAGATCCCTCAAAACAGTGATGTGTTCATGTACGG ACTATTTGGTGCATTTTGTTCGGAAGTGTGCCGATTCCAGCAAATTTACAAGGACAAGGTAGCAGAGCAAGCACTTGTTAAATCGACTAGAACCGCCGTCACCGGTGCCAAGAGCAATGTGAATGGATGA
- the LOC101307962 gene encoding type I inositol 1,4,5-trisphosphate 5-phosphatase CVP2-like — protein sequence MIDGNSKKSKLSWPKTLVKKWLNIKSKAEDFHADDVVYEGGDEEWRNTYSEREACTIKKSKTERLSKRHSDKVRRGKIDMDASQVTDVHNYRIFVATWNVAGKSPPSCLNLEDWLHTSPPADIYVLGFQEIVPLNAGNVLGTEDNAPAKKWLALIRKTLNSLPGASCGFHTPSPVPDPIVELDSDFEGSTRQKTSSFFHRRSFQSLSRSMRMENDMSMRQPQLDRRYSVCDRVMFGNRPSDYDPNIRWGSSDDENGPGDSPVVTQYSPMSNSGSFSMEDRERQQGNSRYCLVASKQMVGIFLTVWVKSDLRDDVRNMKVSCVGRGLMGYLGNKGSISISMSLHQTSLCFICSHLTSGQKDGDELRRNSDVLEILRKTRFPRVNGMGDENSPQTILEHDRIIWLGDLNYRIALSYRSAKALVEMHNWRALLENDQLSIEQRRGRVFEGWSEGKIYFPPTYKYLNNSDRYAGDDRHNKEKRRTPAWCDRILWHGRGLHQLSYVRGESRFSDHRPVYSVFLAEVESINRSRIKKSMSCSSSRIEVEELLPHSCGYSQLHLY from the exons ATGATAGATGGGAATTCAAAGAAAAGCAAG CTTTCATGGCCCAAGACTCTGGTCAAGAAGTGGCTCAACATCAAGAGCAAAGCTGAGGATTTTCACGCAGACGACGTCGTTTATGAAG GTGGTGATGAAGAGTGGAGGAACACTTATTCAGAGAGGGAAGCATGCACAATCAAGAAAAGCAAAACAG AAAGGTTAAGCAAGAGGCACTCTGATAAAGTCCGGCGAGGTAAGATTGACATGGACGCGTCACAGGTTACAGATGTACACAATTATAG GATATTTGTAGCTACATGGAATGTGGCCGGAAAATCTCCACCGAGTTGTTTGAATCTAGAAGATTGGCTTCATACCTCTCCTCCTGCCGACATATATGTTCTAGG GTTTCAAGAAATAGTTCCTTTGAATGCTGGCAATGTTTTGGGGACAGAAGACAATGCCCCAGCTAAAAAATGGCTAGCTCTTATAAGGAAGACTCTAAATAGTCTTCCTGGTGCAAGTTGTGGTTTTCATACACCTTCCCCAGTTCCTGATCCAATTGTGGAGTTGGATTCAGACTTTGAGGGATCAACAAGGCAGAAAACCTCATCCTTCTTCCACCGTCGGTCCTTTCAATCCTTGAGCCGCAGCATGAGAATGGAGAATGACATGTCAATGCGGCAACCCCAGCTTGATCGACGGTACAGTGTTTGTGACCGAGTTATGTTTGGGAATAGACCAAGTGACTATGACCCTAACATAAGATGGGGTTCCTCTGATGATGAGAATGGACCTGGTGATTCACCTGTTGTCACACAGTATTCACCGATGTCCAATAGTGGATCATTTTCGATGGAGGATAGAGAAAGACAGCAAGGGAACTCGAGGTACTGCTTGGTTGCCAGCAAGCAAATGGTTGGGATTTTCTTAACAGTGTGGGTTAAAAGTGATCTTAGAGATGATGTTCGTAATATGAAGGTGTCATGTGTTGGCAGAGGATTGATGGGCTATCTTGGAAATAAG GGTTCAATTTCAATTAGCATGTCTTTGCACCAAACAAGCCTCTGCTTCATCTGTAGTCACCTGACCTCTGGGCAGAAGGACGGAGATGAACTTCGAAGAAACTCTGATGTCTTGGAGATCCTTAGGAAGACAAGGTTTCCCAGGGTTAATGGAATGGGAGATGAAAACTCTCCTCAGACTATACTAGAGCATGA TCGAATCATTTGGCTTGGGGATTTGAATTATCGCATTGCCCTTTCTTACCGCTCTGCAAAAGCTCTTGTTGAGATGCACAACTGGAGGGCATTGTTAGAAAATGACCAG CTAAGCATAGAGCAAAGACGAGGACGTGTCTTTGAGGGATGGAGTGAAGGGAAGATATATTTCCCTCCAACATATAAGTATTTGAACAATTCAGATAGGTATGCCGGTGATGATAGGCACAACAAGGAGAAGCGAAGAACTCCAGCATG GTGTGATCGTATACTATGGCACGGAAGAGGCCTCCATCAATTGTCCTATGTCCGTGGAGAGTCAAGGTTCTCAGATCACAGGCCAGTTTACAGCGTATTTCTGGCAGAGGTAGAGTCCATTAACCGTAGCCGAATCAAGAAAAGCATGAGCTGTTCCAGTTCCAGGATTGAGGTGGAGGAGTTGTTGCCACACTCATGTGGATACTCCCAACTCCATTTATATTGA
- the LOC101303291 gene encoding CST complex subunit STN1-like encodes MDHQALHNTHVKLLAFDILTLTQTRDPTSFSRNGVLLSRAEAVGTVTSRDLKPNRFLRFTIDDGTASLSCILWLNQLTSPYFSRRSPPDVRLIASSAARFAADVTLGAVARVRGKISSFRGEMQITVTDVVIERDPNAEMLHWIDCMRLARKVYNVIPQNS; translated from the coding sequence ATGGATCATCAAGCCCTTCACAACACCCACGTAAAGCTCTTAGCTTTCGACATCCTCACCCTCACCCAAACCCGAGACCCAACCTCCTTCTCCCGCAACGGCGTCCTCCTCTCACGCGCCGAGGCCGTCGGCACCGTCACCTCACGCGACCTCAAACCCAACAGGTTCCTCCGCTTCACCATCGACGACGGCACCGCCTCCCTCAGCTGCATTCTCTGGCTCAACCAACTCACCTCCCCTTACTTCTCCCGACGAAGCCCACCAGACGTTAGACTCATTGCCTCATCCGCCGCCCGCTTCGCCGCTGACGTCACCCTCGGAGCCGTGGCAAGAGTGCGCGGCAAAATCTCCAGCTTCAGGGGTGAAATGCAGATCACCGTCACCGATGTCGTCATCGAGAGGGACCCCAATGCCGAGATGTTGCATTGGATTGACTGCATGAGGTTGGCTCGAAAGGTCTACAATGTCATCCCTCAAAATAGTTGA
- the LOC101303575 gene encoding TP53-regulating kinase-like has translation MEIEASSLVLVKQGAEARVFESTFVGRRSIVKERFSKKYRHPTLDAKLTLRRLNAEARCMTKARRLGVYTPVLYAVDTVLHTLTFEYVEGPSVKDVFLEFGLGGGGVAAERMDDIAMQIGQAIGKLHDGGLIHGDLTTSNLLIRAATDQVVVIDFGLSFTSTLPEDKAVDLYVLERALLSMHSSCGNVMDRILAAYRKSSKQWSSTFNKLAQVRQRGRKRTMIG, from the exons ATGGAAATTGAGGCTAGTTCGCTTGTTCTGGTGAAGCAAGGAGCTGAAGCT AGGGTTTTTGAGTCAACCTTTGTGGGAAGGAGGTCTATTGTGAAGGAACGATTTTCGAAGAAGTACAGGCATCCTACTTTGGATGCAAAGCTTACACTCAGGCGCCTCAATGCG GAGGCAAGGTGCATGACAAAAGCAAGACGGCTTGGGGTGTATACTCCGGTGCTCTACGCTGTGGACACTGTGCTGCATACCCTCACATTTGAATATGTGGAGGGTCCTTCTGTTAAAGATGTGTTTCTTGAGTTTGGGTTAGGCGGTGGTGGTGTGGCTGCCGAACGTATGGATGATATTGCAATGCAGATTGGTCAGGCTATTGGAAAGCTGCATGATGGTGGCCTAATTCATGGGGACTTGACCACATCTAACCTGCTAATTAGAGCTGCTACCGATCAAGTG GTTGTTATTGATTTTGGTCTGAGCTTTACATCAACCCTTCCAGAAGATAAAGCTGTGGATTTGTATGTACTGGAACGAGCTTTGCTCTCGATGCATTCTTCGTGTGGGAATGTG ATGGATCGCATACTTGCTGCATATCGCAAATCCTCAAAGCAGTGGTCATCCACTTTTAACAAATTAGCCCAAG TGAGACAACGAGGCCGAAAGCGCACCATGATCGGATGA
- the LOC101304153 gene encoding uncharacterized protein LOC101304153, whose protein sequence is MKRAMPWSDEEDDSSSEEESQPSQVKSGKPKKLDFEALKKHGYRGGPSILKVPPPKESDKDQDWSWSTGVDQKAKSGATKEKVVVEEESKEERRKTREALAAGEELQYALTRKEREKEKEKEKKTFSQKEKRKRDLGQASRGKNYVEEEKRLLRENGVYSGFDA, encoded by the exons ATGAAGAGGGCAATGCCATGGAGTGATGAGGAGGACGATTCCTCATCCGAAGAAGAGTCCCAACCATCACAAG TGAAATCAGGGAAGCCAAAGAAGCTTGATTTTGAAGCATTGAAGAAGCACGGTTACAGAGGAGGGCCGTCTATACTGAAGGTGCCTCCGCCGAAGGAGTCGGATAAGGACCAGGACTGGTCTTGGTCCACCGGAGTGGATCAGAAGGCGAAAAGTGGAGCTACCAAGGAGAAGGTGGTGGTGGAAGAAGAGAGCAAAGAAGAGCGAAGGAAGACGAGGGAGGCATTGGCAGCCGGGGAGGAGTTGCAGTATGCGCTGACCAGGAAGGAGAGGGAGAAGGAGAAGGAAAAGGAGAAGAAGACGTTTTCGCAGAAGGAGAAGAGGAAGAGGGATCTTGGTCAGGCCAGCAGGGGGAAGAACTATGTGGAAGAAGAGAAGAGGTTGCTCAGGGAGAATGGTGTCTACTCTGGCTTTGATGCTTAG
- the LOC101303869 gene encoding homocysteine S-methyltransferase 2-like — protein sequence MGSSSKTASLSMREFLRQAGGVAVIDGGLATELERHGADLNDPLWSAKCLLTSSHLIRQVHLDYLEAGADIIITASYQATIQGFEAKGFTTEESETLLRKSVEIAREARDIYNKKCSEKSCNDSGDVRIMKQRPIIVAASVGSYGAYLADGSEYSGDYGEAMTLRALKEFHRRRVQVLTEAGPDLLAFETIPNKLEAQAFAELLDEEDIKLPAWFCFNSKDGINVVSGDSFLECALVAESCEKVVAVGINCTPPRFIHGLIAIIKKVATKPIAIYPNSGESYDPDRKEWVQNTGVSDEDFVSYVNKWCEAGALLVGGCCRTTPNTIRAIYRTLPNRSSSPPEQ from the exons ATGGGCAGTAGCAGCAAAACGGCGTCGTTGTCAATGAGGGAGTTTCTCCGGCAGGCCGGCGGCGTCGCCGTCATCGACGGTGGCCTGGCGACCGAGCTCGAGCGCCACGGCGCTGACCTCAACGATCCTCTCTGGAGCGCCAAGTGCCTCCTGACTTCGTCTCACCTCATTCGTCAGGTTCATCTTGATTATCTTGAAGCTGGTGCTGATATCATAATCACTGCTTCCTATCAG GCAACTATTCAGGGTTTCGAGGCAAAAGGGTTTACGACTGAAGAGAGTGAAACGTTGCTGAGGAAGAGTGTGGAGATTGCACGTGAGGCGCGGGATATCTATAACAAAAAATGTAGTGAGAAGTCATGTAATGACAGTGGGGATGTTAGGATTATGAAGCAGCGGCCGATTATAGTTGCAGCATCTGTGGGGAGCTATGGGGCTTATTTGGCTGATGGGTCTGAGTACAG TGGTGATTATGGTGAGGCTATGACGCTTAGAGCATTGAAGGAGTTTCATCGTAGAAGGGTCCAAGTCCTAACAGAAGCAGGTCCTGACCTACTTGCATTTGAAACCATTCCAAATAAGCTGGAAGCTCAG GCTTTTGCTGAGCTTTTGGACGAAGAAGACATAAAGCTTCCTGCGTGGTTTTGTTTCAACTCTAAAGATGGAATTAATGTTGTGAGTGGTGATTCTTTCCTTGAATGTGCCTTAGTTGCTGAATCCTGTGAGAAAGTTGTTGCTGTTGGGATCAACTGCACTCCTCCTAGATTTATTCATGGACTGATCGCAATAATTAAAAAG GTGGCTACAAAACCAATAGCTATATACCCAAATAGTGGCGAAAGTTATGATCCTGATAGAAAGGAGTGGGTA CAAAACACTGGGGTATCAGATGAAGATTTTGTTTCATATGTAAACAAATGGTGTGAGGCAGGGGCTTTGCTTGTAGGTGGTTGTTGCAGAACAACTCCAAACACTATCAGGGCCATCTACAGAACCCTTCCCAACCGGTCATCATCTCCACCTGAACAGTAA